The proteins below are encoded in one region of Bdellovibrio bacteriovorus:
- a CDS encoding RsmB/NOP family class I SAM-dependent RNA methyltransferase, which translates to MQSFFDHFQKIYGERWPALYEALVKGEQQVARKNNLSLVDDLNTKKWSSFAEKPELPGCYWIPSGQHVQPERNADELLDIYIMDPASVMVARALDVQSGDRVLDMCAAPGGKSLVLIESLKEEGEIFCNDLSPERRERLKKVIQQYVPRHVRDRVWVTGKDGVQFGLKEPASFDRILLDAPCSGERHILENKAAQDEWSPRRTEHLASRQYSLLAAALLAVKSGGRIVYSTCSISPAENDDVIRKLLKKKKDAVRLVEASLGVGGERTEFGVVYLPDQCGFGPLYFSIIEKT; encoded by the coding sequence ATGCAGTCTTTTTTCGATCACTTTCAGAAAATCTACGGGGAACGTTGGCCAGCGCTTTATGAAGCCTTGGTGAAGGGCGAACAGCAAGTCGCTCGAAAAAATAATTTAAGCCTAGTAGATGACCTTAATACGAAAAAATGGAGTTCCTTTGCCGAAAAGCCTGAGCTCCCTGGCTGCTATTGGATTCCATCTGGTCAACATGTGCAGCCCGAGCGCAATGCCGACGAGCTTTTAGATATTTACATTATGGACCCCGCCAGCGTTATGGTGGCGCGAGCCTTGGATGTGCAATCAGGCGATCGTGTTTTGGATATGTGTGCGGCCCCTGGCGGTAAAAGTTTAGTGCTGATTGAATCCTTGAAGGAAGAGGGTGAAATCTTTTGCAATGATCTTTCACCAGAGCGTCGTGAGCGTCTTAAGAAAGTCATTCAACAGTACGTCCCACGCCATGTGCGAGACCGCGTATGGGTGACGGGTAAAGACGGTGTGCAATTTGGTCTCAAAGAGCCTGCGAGCTTCGACCGTATCTTGCTGGATGCACCTTGTTCTGGCGAACGCCACATCTTGGAAAACAAAGCGGCGCAAGATGAGTGGAGTCCTCGACGAACAGAACATTTGGCTTCGCGCCAGTATTCTTTATTGGCGGCAGCGCTCTTGGCGGTGAAGTCGGGCGGACGTATCGTCTATTCGACCTGCTCTATCAGTCCGGCAGAAAATGACGATGTGATTAGGAAGCTTCTTAAAAAGAAAAAAGACGCCGTAAGATTGGTTGAGGCGTCTTTGGGAGTCGGCGGGGAGCGCACTGAATTTGGCGTTGTCTACTTGCCGGATCAATGCGGTTTTGGCCCGCTTTATTTTTCAATCATAGAAAAAACTTAG
- a CDS encoding response regulator transcription factor: protein MADNSIQVLVVEDEQEIRELMALHLLRQGYRVTECSSAEEALNEMNRQSFHVYVLDWMLPGLSGVEIVEKIKAKNPQASVLMVTAKAEPNDIVSGLEKGADDYLTKPFNPSVFLARIKALLRRTQVTASPPADQNDVVLSGLRINFKTYEISYNGEALHLTPSEFKLLGTLVQNQGVVLTREQLIENIQGEGINVVGRTIDTHVFGLRKKLGEWGDRIETIRGVGYRVKVDIA from the coding sequence TTGGCTGACAATTCGATTCAAGTGCTAGTGGTGGAAGATGAGCAAGAAATCCGCGAGCTCATGGCCTTGCATCTTTTAAGACAAGGCTATCGCGTGACCGAATGCTCTTCGGCTGAAGAAGCACTGAACGAAATGAACCGCCAAAGTTTTCATGTCTATGTTCTTGATTGGATGCTGCCGGGTCTGAGCGGTGTTGAAATCGTCGAAAAAATTAAAGCTAAAAATCCGCAGGCCTCGGTTTTGATGGTGACGGCAAAAGCTGAGCCTAATGACATCGTGTCCGGTCTCGAAAAAGGGGCCGATGATTATTTGACCAAGCCATTTAATCCTTCGGTTTTCTTAGCTCGCATCAAAGCTCTTCTTCGTCGCACTCAAGTGACGGCTTCTCCTCCAGCGGACCAGAACGATGTGGTGCTTTCTGGTTTGCGTATTAATTTTAAAACTTACGAGATTTCCTATAACGGGGAAGCTCTTCATTTAACTCCCTCTGAATTCAAGCTTTTGGGGACTTTAGTGCAAAACCAAGGTGTGGTTTTGACCCGCGAGCAACTTATTGAAAATATCCAGGGCGAAGGCATTAACGTCGTTGGACGCACTATCGACACCCACGTCTTTGGATTACGCAAGAAGTTAGGAGAGTGGGGAGATCGCATTGAGACTATCCGAGGCGTGGGATATAGGGTTAAAGTAGATATCGCATGA
- a CDS encoding ABC transporter ATP-binding protein produces the protein MIEVRDLTKDYGPRRAINKLNFSISKGDVVGFLGPNGAGKSTTMKIITGFMAPSHGTASVAGFDVFENPLEVKKRIGYLPETPPVYGDMYVRDYLRYVAALKQVPKDKIEKAVDMAIEKTNLKEVQKRLIQHLSKGFKQRVGIAQAIVSEPEVLILDEPTVGLDPKQVAEIRDLIKALKGQHTIILSTHILPEVEATCEKVIIINKGQIVAEDSIHNLATMDKGQSRLHIRLRKDVEDMRAVIGDIQQVVACNSGTSQREWNIDVKGGEDVVEAISSRLVTKGYGLLELSPSKVDLEDVFLKLTYGKEQGSEV, from the coding sequence ATGATTGAAGTCAGAGATCTCACGAAAGATTACGGACCAAGACGTGCCATCAATAAGCTCAACTTTTCCATTTCAAAAGGGGATGTTGTTGGTTTCTTAGGACCGAACGGAGCGGGGAAATCCACGACGATGAAAATCATCACCGGATTCATGGCTCCGAGTCACGGGACGGCCTCCGTCGCGGGTTTCGATGTTTTCGAAAATCCCTTGGAAGTAAAAAAGCGCATTGGCTACTTGCCTGAAACGCCGCCGGTCTATGGCGATATGTATGTGCGGGATTATTTACGTTACGTTGCGGCCCTTAAACAGGTTCCCAAAGACAAGATTGAAAAAGCTGTTGATATGGCGATTGAAAAAACAAATTTGAAAGAAGTGCAGAAGCGTTTGATTCAGCATCTTTCAAAAGGTTTCAAACAACGTGTCGGTATTGCTCAAGCCATCGTGTCCGAACCTGAAGTTCTTATTCTGGATGAGCCTACTGTCGGACTTGACCCCAAACAGGTGGCAGAAATTCGTGACCTGATCAAAGCCCTTAAAGGCCAGCACACAATCATTCTTTCGACACACATTCTTCCTGAAGTGGAAGCGACATGCGAAAAAGTCATCATTATCAACAAAGGCCAAATCGTTGCGGAAGACAGCATTCATAACTTGGCGACGATGGATAAAGGCCAAAGCCGTTTGCACATCCGCTTGCGTAAAGATGTTGAAGATATGAGAGCCGTGATTGGCGATATACAGCAAGTGGTTGCATGCAATTCCGGAACCTCTCAAAGGGAATGGAATATTGACGTGAAAGGCGGAGAAGACGTGGTTGAAGCAATCTCGTCTCGCTTAGTCACGAAAGGTTACGGCTTGCTAGAGCTCAGCCCTTCCAAAGTGGACTTGGAAGATGTCTTCTTGAAATTGACTTACGGTAAAGAGCAAGGAAGTGAAGTATGA
- a CDS encoding DUF814 domain-containing protein: MKALTQQELQQFVHYFAPILDGAQLQDILVNDRGLALGFRKDVHFWMILDLVPNAPMLLLFEEECPFKKGPKAKPVGLFLNSHAKNLYLTSMSVQEEFGRVVKLELRNSSTDCELEIRMIPKQCNLIVKAQGKQIAWERPLELTPPPVVENPPSPRTIEAIHEEWLQEQGTQKKSSLDPVSQWEKQKEKDLIKKRKALSEIQKQIESDKEDLWYEAGLYLKTHGTLLVPEHLKPCINDKESLSWNIEHCFAKAKQLAGKKDGAKERYDELVIEIAKLEKSRYQEKEKKPALVDLMHKAEARGRKLHLDNGALAYCGKSAADNLALLRQAKAWDYWLHLRDYPGAHAIIHRQRDQLISENDIQEVAEWVAKESLSAKSLMVGQKVAVVIVECRFVRPIKGDKLGRVTYHSERTLSFTLRHA; the protein is encoded by the coding sequence ATGAAAGCCCTGACTCAGCAAGAATTGCAGCAATTTGTTCACTACTTCGCACCAATTTTAGACGGTGCCCAGTTGCAGGATATCCTAGTTAATGACCGAGGTCTGGCTTTGGGTTTTCGTAAAGACGTGCATTTTTGGATGATCCTGGACCTTGTTCCCAATGCGCCGATGCTATTGCTTTTTGAAGAGGAATGCCCCTTTAAAAAAGGGCCCAAGGCGAAGCCTGTCGGGCTTTTCCTGAACTCCCACGCAAAGAATCTTTATCTAACCAGCATGAGTGTTCAAGAGGAATTTGGTCGCGTGGTGAAGCTTGAACTTAGGAATTCTTCTACTGATTGTGAATTGGAAATTCGCATGATTCCGAAGCAGTGCAACCTGATCGTGAAAGCCCAGGGAAAGCAGATTGCTTGGGAAAGGCCTTTGGAGTTGACACCTCCACCGGTTGTTGAAAACCCTCCGTCACCACGCACGATTGAAGCTATTCATGAAGAGTGGTTGCAGGAGCAGGGGACGCAGAAAAAATCTTCATTGGATCCTGTCTCCCAATGGGAGAAACAAAAAGAAAAGGACCTGATCAAGAAGCGTAAGGCCCTCTCAGAAATTCAAAAGCAAATTGAAAGTGATAAAGAAGATCTTTGGTACGAGGCGGGACTTTATCTAAAAACTCACGGGACGCTGTTAGTGCCTGAGCATCTTAAGCCTTGTATCAATGACAAAGAATCTTTGAGTTGGAATATTGAACATTGCTTTGCAAAAGCGAAGCAGTTGGCCGGAAAAAAGGACGGAGCCAAAGAGCGGTACGACGAATTGGTCATTGAAATTGCAAAACTTGAAAAGTCTCGATACCAGGAAAAAGAAAAAAAGCCAGCTTTGGTCGATCTTATGCACAAAGCAGAGGCTCGAGGTCGAAAACTTCATTTGGACAATGGTGCTTTAGCTTATTGTGGGAAGTCGGCTGCGGACAATCTAGCGCTGCTTCGCCAGGCGAAGGCTTGGGATTATTGGCTGCATTTGCGCGATTATCCCGGGGCTCACGCCATCATTCACCGTCAGCGCGATCAATTGATTTCAGAAAACGACATTCAAGAAGTCGCCGAATGGGTCGCGAAAGAGTCTTTGTCAGCTAAGTCCTTGATGGTGGGGCAAAAAGTCGCTGTCGTTATCGTGGAATGTCGCTTCGTCCGTCCCATCAAGGGAGATAAATTAGGTCGCGTTACCTATCATTCAGAGAGAACTCTGAGTTTTACCTTGCGTCATGCTTAA
- a CDS encoding sensor histidine kinase → MKRFVRFPWRVYWKFFFTQLVAFNILFIAIISIIDVRYRVRPFVYNEALLNFFLFSLIVAALTSYRFARPIHRMILKALRISSKRTYGSLVDPQEDDLLDDEVDDISELDVALNHIHRKMKKRKAQYLQAQEESQAFMSAVAEGLVSVSLDEKILYFNSQFAAQFISPNLVNSTVLRLKDAIRSSDVLEGFSKTIQEGKVQRFTVKLPTLVDNQPRYFAVSVNPIRNEKTKNIYGVVGIFHDITELKKVEQIRIDFVGNASHELRTPLTSIKGYVDTLKEDVKTGQIQQAGKFLDIVSRNIDRLMDLVNDLLSLSTLESHAELKLEMIHPLQVSEHILAEMAVLAAEKNIAIRVIGEVPPFMADAHKVEQVLRNLVSNAIKFIPSGKTVQIRWEAAGKDAVILRVIDDGQGIPEEHLDRLFERFYRVDKGRTRDAGGTGLGLAIVKHIMQSHGGTVSVKSGRDKGCEFICTFPLKT, encoded by the coding sequence ATGAAGCGATTTGTAAGATTCCCTTGGCGCGTATATTGGAAATTCTTTTTTACTCAATTGGTGGCTTTCAACATTCTGTTTATCGCCATCATCTCAATCATTGATGTTCGCTATCGCGTTCGTCCCTTTGTTTACAACGAAGCCCTGCTGAACTTCTTTCTTTTCAGTCTTATCGTTGCGGCCTTAACGTCTTATCGGTTCGCGCGCCCTATTCATCGCATGATCTTGAAAGCCCTTCGCATTTCAAGTAAGCGCACCTACGGAAGTTTGGTGGACCCGCAAGAAGACGACCTTTTGGATGACGAGGTCGACGACATCTCGGAGTTGGATGTAGCTCTTAATCACATTCACCGTAAGATGAAAAAGCGCAAAGCCCAGTACCTTCAGGCGCAAGAGGAGTCTCAAGCTTTTATGAGCGCGGTGGCCGAAGGTTTGGTCAGTGTCAGTCTGGATGAAAAAATTCTTTATTTTAACTCTCAGTTTGCAGCGCAATTTATTTCTCCGAACTTGGTGAATTCGACGGTTCTGCGGTTGAAAGACGCCATTCGTTCTTCGGATGTTTTGGAAGGTTTTAGTAAGACGATTCAAGAAGGAAAAGTGCAGCGCTTTACCGTGAAGCTTCCGACCCTGGTAGATAATCAGCCACGTTACTTTGCAGTCTCTGTGAATCCGATTCGTAATGAAAAAACAAAAAATATTTATGGCGTCGTGGGTATTTTCCATGACATCACCGAGTTAAAAAAGGTGGAGCAGATCCGCATTGATTTCGTAGGCAATGCGTCTCATGAGCTACGCACTCCGCTGACATCCATCAAAGGGTATGTCGACACTTTGAAAGAGGATGTAAAGACCGGACAGATTCAGCAAGCTGGAAAATTCTTGGATATTGTTTCTCGAAATATCGATCGTTTGATGGACTTGGTGAACGACCTTTTAAGCTTGAGCACCTTGGAATCCCACGCCGAGCTGAAATTAGAAATGATTCATCCACTTCAGGTTTCTGAGCATATTCTTGCCGAAATGGCAGTGCTCGCCGCTGAAAAGAATATAGCGATTCGCGTGATTGGTGAAGTTCCACCGTTCATGGCAGATGCTCACAAGGTAGAGCAAGTTCTAAGAAATCTTGTGTCCAACGCGATTAAATTCATTCCCTCTGGTAAAACTGTGCAAATTCGTTGGGAAGCAGCAGGGAAAGACGCCGTCATTTTAAGAGTGATAGATGATGGTCAGGGCATTCCCGAAGAACACTTGGATCGTTTATTTGAGCGCTTCTATCGCGTGGATAAAGGGCGGACTCGCGACGCTGGTGGAACGGGCCTGGGCTTAGCTATTGTGAAGCACATTATGCAAAGCCATGGTGGGACGGTGTCTGTGAAAAGTGGGCGCGACAAGGGTTGCGAGTTTATCTGTACCTTCCCTCTTAAAACTTAG
- a CDS encoding GldG family protein, whose translation MSKLGKIAFLFAGISLVSMSITRYLIGDWVPFCWLALGLAVFFLGLGLAKDRAFFKEFFVMKTTKEGMSMGVLIVLMLAVLALVNYLGVKHYKTWDFSSAQSNTLSDQSVKLIKSLDSDLKVLFFYKKGVEGNEENRRMFRELIKKYQDQSSKVQLDFVEVNERPDLAQEYGVDKGSGVVFLDYKGRRNRVERIDEQEFTSALVKVTREKTKTIYFTVGHGEKDLNDSKEGLGLGSLKLMLENNRYVVKELPLIQNPKIPDDADVIVIAGPIQGFQAFEITALEEYLKKGGSLFLALESQNSAGLDGLVGKLGVQLENNYVMTIVDTVMGRGINQGPTVGGVFSQTNQITKSFARSEVTLFRYPQSLKKGKVPETMIVEEIVKTPANSMAFQSMKISGDGPEGSFALVDEVVGRFPGTPEDAKQFSAIIAGDVDFMSNQMLYQNLNRDLVLNSIAALAKEENLISITPKDPAATQMLLTETKFGVFLFAFIIPLPLLLLGTSVGLYLRRRNA comes from the coding sequence ATGAGCAAACTTGGTAAAATCGCATTTCTTTTTGCTGGTATTTCCTTAGTGTCTATGTCGATCACTCGTTACCTGATTGGTGATTGGGTGCCATTTTGTTGGTTGGCGTTGGGCTTGGCCGTGTTTTTCCTAGGACTGGGCTTAGCGAAGGATCGCGCTTTCTTTAAAGAGTTCTTCGTTATGAAGACGACAAAAGAAGGCATGAGCATGGGTGTCTTGATTGTGCTTATGCTGGCAGTGTTGGCATTGGTGAACTACCTAGGCGTAAAGCACTATAAAACGTGGGACTTTTCATCCGCTCAATCTAACACTTTGTCAGATCAGTCGGTAAAGCTGATCAAATCTTTGGATTCTGATTTAAAAGTTCTTTTCTTTTACAAAAAAGGTGTGGAAGGAAATGAAGAAAACCGTCGCATGTTCCGCGAACTGATCAAGAAGTACCAGGATCAAAGTTCCAAAGTTCAATTGGACTTTGTTGAAGTAAATGAACGACCGGACCTGGCTCAAGAGTATGGCGTGGATAAAGGAAGCGGTGTCGTCTTTTTGGATTACAAAGGTCGTCGCAACCGTGTTGAACGTATTGATGAGCAAGAATTTACGAGTGCTCTTGTAAAAGTAACTCGCGAAAAAACAAAGACGATTTACTTCACTGTCGGCCACGGCGAAAAAGATTTGAATGACAGCAAAGAAGGTCTGGGACTTGGCTCTTTAAAACTAATGCTTGAAAACAATCGGTACGTGGTGAAAGAGCTGCCACTGATTCAGAATCCGAAGATTCCGGATGATGCCGACGTGATCGTGATTGCTGGTCCTATCCAAGGCTTTCAAGCTTTTGAAATCACCGCTTTGGAAGAGTATCTAAAAAAAGGTGGTAGCCTTTTCTTAGCGTTAGAATCCCAGAACTCGGCAGGACTTGATGGACTTGTTGGTAAACTGGGAGTGCAACTTGAGAACAACTACGTGATGACGATTGTAGATACGGTCATGGGTCGTGGTATCAATCAAGGTCCTACAGTCGGTGGGGTGTTCTCGCAAACAAATCAAATCACGAAAAGTTTTGCTCGTAGTGAGGTGACTTTGTTCCGCTATCCACAGTCTTTGAAAAAAGGCAAAGTGCCTGAAACCATGATTGTCGAAGAGATCGTAAAAACTCCCGCAAACAGCATGGCTTTCCAAAGCATGAAAATTTCAGGCGATGGCCCTGAAGGCAGCTTTGCTTTGGTTGACGAAGTCGTTGGACGCTTTCCAGGAACTCCTGAGGATGCGAAACAGTTTTCGGCGATCATCGCCGGGGACGTTGATTTCATGTCGAATCAGATGCTTTATCAAAACCTGAACCGCGACTTGGTTTTGAATTCCATTGCGGCGTTGGCTAAAGAAGAAAATCTGATCAGCATTACTCCGAAGGACCCGGCGGCGACGCAAATGTTGCTTACCGAAACGAAGTTCGGCGTCTTCTTGTTTGCCTTTATTATTCCATTGCCATTGCTACTACTAGGAACCAGCGTAGGTCTTTATCTTAGAAGGAGAAATGCCTAA
- a CDS encoding GHMP family kinase ATP-binding protein, which translates to MQKIVVKSPTRVDLAGGTLDLWPLYLFINGASTVNVAIDVYTTAELTPHDDSTIVLESVDLKLKKAYTNLVDALSDTDPRMILLQTQLRYWMPTKGFTLKTSSDSPVGGGLGGSSSLTISLMKAFSLFCGRPFKDIHQMVHAAHNIEAEILNTPTGTQDYYPAASGGLNVLRYSYDGVEQDVMKVSHSPLAEKFMLVYTGKAHHSGLNNFEVMKDSVAKDATTLQALRDLKVVAIETEHAVRAGNWNELGTLFKREFDARVRLAPEFSSPEIYKLAEVSLRNGAEAVKICGAGGGGCVLVWCPPDKRKGVAQACQEAGFQVMDAKPVDPL; encoded by the coding sequence ATGCAAAAGATTGTTGTCAAATCACCAACACGCGTGGATCTAGCAGGGGGCACACTGGATTTGTGGCCTCTGTATCTGTTTATCAATGGAGCTTCCACGGTGAATGTCGCCATTGACGTTTATACGACGGCGGAACTGACTCCTCATGATGATTCGACGATTGTACTTGAATCCGTCGATTTGAAACTGAAAAAAGCTTATACGAATTTGGTCGATGCTCTTTCCGACACTGATCCCAGAATGATTTTGTTGCAGACGCAGCTTCGTTACTGGATGCCGACAAAAGGTTTTACTTTGAAAACTTCTTCGGACAGTCCAGTTGGGGGTGGCTTGGGCGGAAGCTCTAGCTTGACGATCAGTTTGATGAAAGCGTTTTCTCTGTTTTGTGGAAGGCCTTTCAAAGACATTCATCAAATGGTGCATGCTGCTCACAATATTGAAGCTGAAATTTTAAATACTCCGACGGGGACTCAAGACTATTACCCGGCGGCTTCCGGTGGTCTTAATGTTCTTCGTTACAGCTATGATGGCGTTGAACAAGATGTCATGAAAGTCAGTCATTCGCCGCTGGCTGAAAAGTTCATGCTGGTCTATACGGGAAAAGCGCATCATTCGGGTCTTAACAACTTTGAAGTGATGAAAGACTCGGTGGCCAAAGACGCGACCACCTTACAAGCATTGCGTGACCTCAAGGTTGTCGCTATTGAGACAGAGCATGCGGTGCGAGCTGGCAACTGGAATGAACTTGGCACACTTTTTAAACGGGAATTTGATGCGCGCGTGCGTTTAGCTCCCGAGTTTTCGAGTCCTGAGATCTATAAGCTTGCGGAAGTCTCTTTGCGAAATGGGGCTGAGGCTGTTAAAATTTGTGGAGCAGGAGGCGGTGGCTGTGTTCTAGTCTGGTGTCCTCCTGACAAACGCAAAGGGGTCGCTCAAGCATGCCAAGAAGCCGGCTTTCAGGTGATGGACGCAAAACCCGTCGATCCTCTGTAA
- a CDS encoding ABC transporter permease has product MNGTLTILKKELKGFYANPTFWVICFLVSVIFSWVYPIQLNLFAQLLTNYVMQQGVPTNQLNIHYGVFLRQLSYLNLLLIFVVPALTMKLFAEEKKLRTFDLLLTSPVTSLQIVLGKYFAALGAVLGIVFLAVLYPLATSTLATINWMPLVIAFFGIFLVGGVYAAMDLFSSSLTENSIVAYVTSVIFNVSIWFIGIGAEVVDGETARKVFEHVSLSSHLSSLVEGTVRTNGLVFFLSIIVLFCFLAERVVESSRWR; this is encoded by the coding sequence ATGAATGGAACTTTGACAATCCTTAAAAAAGAACTCAAAGGCTTTTACGCCAATCCTACTTTCTGGGTGATCTGTTTTCTTGTCAGCGTGATCTTTAGCTGGGTTTATCCGATTCAGCTGAATTTGTTCGCGCAGCTTTTAACAAACTACGTAATGCAACAGGGTGTTCCGACAAATCAATTGAACATCCATTACGGTGTTTTCTTAAGGCAGCTTTCTTATCTGAATTTACTTTTGATTTTCGTAGTGCCGGCACTGACGATGAAGCTTTTTGCCGAAGAAAAGAAACTTCGCACTTTCGATTTGCTTTTGACGTCCCCTGTGACTTCTTTGCAAATCGTTCTGGGTAAGTATTTCGCCGCACTAGGAGCGGTATTGGGTATAGTGTTCCTGGCCGTCCTTTATCCATTGGCGACATCGACATTGGCGACCATTAACTGGATGCCATTGGTTATTGCTTTCTTTGGAATTTTCTTGGTGGGTGGCGTTTACGCTGCGATGGATTTGTTTTCGTCCTCTTTAACTGAGAATAGCATTGTGGCTTATGTCACTTCCGTTATTTTCAATGTGTCGATTTGGTTTATCGGAATTGGCGCTGAAGTGGTGGATGGCGAAACCGCTCGTAAAGTTTTCGAACACGTTTCGTTAAGCAGCCATCTCTCAAGCTTGGTAGAAGGCACAGTTCGCACCAATGGTTTGGTGTTTTTCTTAAGCATCATCGTTTTGTTCTGCTTCCTTGCAGAGCGCGTTGTTGAATCATCACGTTGGAGATAA
- a CDS encoding DUF936 domain-containing protein, giving the protein MNTDLLLKMIETQLQETKNMREKTPDFINKIVHLYTLQLMKQGNIPLDFMEDVLADVEAETIEIYRKKTYGYLTLEDYRRHKFRQKNDN; this is encoded by the coding sequence ATGAACACAGATTTGTTATTAAAAATGATCGAAACGCAGCTTCAAGAAACCAAGAATATGCGTGAAAAGACGCCCGACTTTATCAACAAGATCGTGCATCTTTACACCCTCCAGCTAATGAAACAAGGGAACATTCCTTTGGACTTCATGGAAGATGTTCTTGCTGACGTGGAAGCTGAAACCATCGAAATTTATCGCAAGAAAACTTATGGCTACCTGACTTTAGAGGACTATCGTCGCCACAAGTTTCGTCAAAAAAACGACAACTAA
- a CDS encoding DUF4340 domain-containing protein: MKLKGRTILVLCLLILGGYAYWDYLRDKKTEDTNMEQARLMTLNFEHVDSFEILKGEQKIVLKRSVDGWELIEPLKDLADNAAADDFVKNVFPERVIEVAREGGEIDWAMYGLDKPLAQITFKTSDGKENVFQISNKRNFEENVFARRGNENRVLIVNSVWQNRANKTASDFRDRRFLRHKIASVDVLKLKNSKGTMELKRVDGVWQLVGAKKDYKLDQNKVREVLSAIAEAKAAEILANKEKIPAGKSLFTMDLQIADKSWKAEVTQAPDLLIYAKVSDPAFQMKMEAGALDRFIKMSPDDLKETPPSKPETKEGEDQQQAMAGQKEKK; encoded by the coding sequence ATGAAACTCAAAGGTCGTACGATTCTTGTTCTGTGTCTTTTGATTTTGGGTGGTTACGCTTACTGGGACTATCTTCGCGACAAAAAAACCGAAGATACGAATATGGAGCAAGCCCGTCTTATGACTCTGAATTTCGAGCACGTCGACTCTTTTGAGATTCTGAAAGGCGAACAAAAAATCGTTCTGAAACGCAGTGTGGATGGATGGGAATTGATCGAACCCCTTAAAGACTTGGCAGACAATGCCGCCGCCGATGATTTTGTTAAAAACGTCTTCCCAGAAAGAGTGATCGAAGTGGCGCGCGAGGGGGGAGAGATTGACTGGGCCATGTACGGTCTGGATAAGCCCTTAGCGCAAATCACCTTCAAAACCTCTGATGGAAAAGAAAATGTATTTCAGATTTCCAATAAAAGAAATTTTGAAGAAAATGTTTTTGCCCGCCGCGGAAATGAAAATCGTGTGCTGATTGTGAATTCGGTATGGCAGAACCGCGCAAATAAAACGGCTTCGGATTTCAGGGACCGTCGCTTTCTTCGTCACAAAATTGCAAGCGTCGATGTTCTAAAACTTAAAAATTCCAAAGGCACGATGGAACTTAAAAGGGTCGATGGTGTTTGGCAGCTTGTCGGTGCGAAGAAAGACTACAAGCTTGACCAAAACAAGGTGCGTGAAGTCCTGAGCGCGATCGCTGAAGCCAAAGCGGCAGAGATTCTTGCTAACAAAGAGAAAATTCCTGCGGGAAAGTCCTTGTTCACTATGGATTTACAAATCGCGGATAAGTCTTGGAAGGCAGAAGTGACTCAGGCTCCTGATCTGCTGATTTATGCAAAGGTCAGTGATCCGGCTTTCCAGATGAAGATGGAAGCCGGGGCTTTGGATAGATTTATTAAAATGTCACCGGATGACTTAAAAGAGACTCCACCTTCAAAACCGGAAACCAAAGAAGGTGAAGATCAGCAACAAGCCATGGCTGGCCAGAAAGAAAAGAAGTAA